In the genome of Campylobacter helveticus, the window AGGCGAGTATGAGATAGCAAAACTAGCCTACGAGATAGAAAGAGAGGATTTAGGTATAGTCGGTGGCGCACAAGATCAATACGCCGCGACTTTTGGAGGCTTTAATTTTATGGAATTTTACGCTGATAAACGCGTGATTGTAAATCCCTTGCGTATTAGAAATTACATTGTGAGTGAGTTAGAAAGTAGAGTGGTGCTTTATTTTACAGGCATTAAAAGAGAGGCTAAGGACATAGAGGAGCATAAAAAGGGTAAATTAGGAGACTCAAAAAGCCTTGAAGCGATGCATAGTATTAAGCAAGATGCCATTGATATGAAAGAGGCGTTGTTTAGAGCGGATTTTAAGAGGCTTGGTGAAATTTTAGAGCGAAGTTGGAGAAGTAAAAAGACTATAAGCGAGATAGTGAGTAATGATGAGCTTGAGAGGATTTATCATCTAGCGGTAAATAACGGCGCATATAGTGGGAAAACAAGCGGTGCGGGAGCTGGAGGCTTTATGTTTTTCCTCTGTGAGCCAACCGCAAAATACCGCCTTTGCGAGCTTTTAAACAAGCAAGGAGGCTATGTAGCAAATTTTTCATTTATCAAAGAAGGAGCAAAATCGTGGAGAGTATGAAAAAATGTGCTTGTTGTAACAAACAAAGCGAAAGAATTTTAGTTTTTAAAGCAGAAAATGTTTATATTTCTTGTGAATTATTATCTAGTGAAGCAAGGAATCTTGCAGGGGGGGGTAATATTACCCTTTCTCAGTGTTTAGAATGTGGCTATATAGAAAATGAGACTTTTGACGAGGAAAAAATGAGTGAAGCTTATAGGAGTGAGGATTTTTACCAAACTAAAAATTTTACACCACGCCTTTCGCGGCATATCTTAGAGATAAAAGAAAGCATTTTAAAATATGCTAAAAAGGACGCTGTTGTCGTGGAAATAGCTCCTGGGCAGTGTGATTTAGCACTTTCTTTAGCGCACGATGTGAAAAACATTTACACCATAGACCCATCACCCATCAGCAAAGCGGTGCAAAAAGTCTCTAATATCAAACATATACAAGGTTTTTTCTCTAAGGAATTTTTACAAAAAGAAGTGAGTGAAAAGGTAGATTTCATCATTTTTAGGCATTTGCTAGAGCATATTTTCAAGCCTTTTTCATTTTTAGAAAATGTGAGTGCGTATTTAGAAGATGGGGCATTTATCTATATCGAAGTGCCAAATGCTTTGGATATTTTTAGGCATAAAAGATTTTTTGATATTTATCACGATCATTGTGGCTATTATCAAAAGGCAAGTATTATTAATGTAATGGCGAGTTTGGGTTGTGAATTTGTCGAGGAAGTATATTATTTTGACTATCAACATTTAGGATTATTTTTTAAGAAAAACGCACAAAAACGCTTTGAGCGTGAGGGCGTGGTGATTTATGATTGTTTTACAAAAGAGTCTTTTGAGCTTGAGATTAAAAGACTTAATAAGCTTTGTGAAAAGTATGAGAAAATTGGAATTTATGGAGGGGGCGTTCAAGCACATAGTTTGCTTAATCATCTTAGTGCAGAAAATTATAAAAAAATCGTTTGCGCCTTTGAGATAAACGAGGATAAAGTTGGGAAGTATATGAGAGATACAAATATTTTGATACAATACCCAAGTAAAGAAAGCTTAGAGCTATTAGATTGTCTTATAATGGCGATACCAAGCCACGAAAACCACGCTTATCATAAGGAAATTTTGGATTTTGTGAAACAGGGTGCGTTTAAGGGAGACTTAATAAGAATGGCTAAGGGAGTGGAATTAATTCAATTTAAGGAGTGAAATATGAAAGCGTATATTAAAGAACATTTTGAAGAAAGTATTAAAGTTAAAAAGCAAATTTTAGAAGATGAAGCATTGATAGCATTGATAGAAAAGGTCGCAAAAGAGCTTATTAAGGCTTATAAGGACGGCAAAAAGACGCTTTTGGCTGGAAATGGTGGCTCTGCGGCGGACGCACAGCACATCGCTGGGGAATTTGTAAGCCGTTTTTATTTTGACAGGGAGGGAATTCCAAGCATCGCTTTAACGACTGATACAAGCATAATAACAGCGATAGGTAATGACTATGGCTACGAAAAGCTTTTTTCAAGACAAGTTCAAGCACAAGGTGTGAAGGGCGATGTTTTCATAGGAATTTCAACGAGCGGAAATTCTAAAAATATCTTAGAAGCTTTAAAGGTGTGCAAAGAAAAGGGCATTTTAAGCGTGGGACTGACGGGAGAAAATGGAGGGGCGATGGGGGAGCTTTGTGATTACTGCATTAAAGTGCCTTCAACTTGCACTCCACGCATACAAGAATCTCACATCGTCATAGGGCATATTTTGTGTGCTATCGTTGAGGAAGAGCTTTTTGGCAAAGGCTTTTAGTGGAGGCTATCGTTCTTTGTGGAGGGCTTGGCACACGCCTTAAAGAGGTGGTAAAAGATGTGCCTAAGCCTATGGCGAGTATCAATGGCAAAGCTTTTTTGGAATTTATCTTCGAGTATTTAAAGGCTCAGGGTGTTACAAGCGTGGTTTTAGCCGTTTCTTATAAATACGAGGTGATACAAGCACATTTTAAAGACTCCTTTTTAGGCATAAAGATAAAATATAGCGTAGAAAAAGAACCTCTTGGCACGGGAGGGGCAGTAAAACAGGCTCTAAATCTTTGCAAGGAAGAAGAAATTTTTGTGCTAAATGGGGATAGCATTTTTGAAATTCCTTTAAAAAATTTGCGCTTAAATGGGGCAAAAATTTGTCTTTCCTTAAAAAAAATGCAAGATTTTGAGAGGTATGGTGCTGTCCGCGTTGATGATGTGGGTGAGATAGTAGAATTTAGGGAAAAATGCTTTTGTGAAGAGGGTTTGATAAATGGGGGAATTTATTTGCTTTCACGGCGTATTTTTGAGGGCTTTTTGCTAGAGGATAAATTTAGCTTTGAGGAATTTTTAAGTGCAAATTTTAAAGCTCTAAAAGCTAGGGCAGGGCTTTTTGAGGGTTATTTTATCGATATAGGAATCCCGCAGGATTATGAAAAATTTTCCCATTTGCAAGGCGGCAAATGACTTAAGCCTTTAACATCTTAGGGCTTTCTTTGCAAGGTAAGCCTAGTAATATTAAAAATTATAGAGATGAATTTGACCCTTATTTTGATAATGCTAGAAAGGGTTGGCACAAAAGAGAACTTAGAACTTATACAAAAATCATTTTTGAAAAATATAAAGATATAGAATTTGAATCTTTTAAAAATTTAATCTCTAGCTTTTTAATTGAAAATTATGAAGCAAAATTACAAGTGAGTGAATTTTTAGATTTTAAATTAGAGACAAGTTTTATCAAAAGAGTGGCCACAGGTAAGGCTGCGGAGCAGTATTTTTTACAAAATTTTAAAAAGCATTTTGTAAATTTTAATGTGCTTGATGTTAGAGAATTTGGTTGCGGTTTTGATTTTAAGCTTGATTTAAATCATAAGCAAATTTGCGTAGAGGTTAAGGGACTTAGTGAAGATAAGGGGCAGTTTTTACTCACGCAAAAAGAGTATGAAATGGCGCAAAATTGTGAAAGATTAAAAGTTATGGATTTAATAAAGAATTAGATATAAAAAGAGTGTGAGAAATAGGTTTTCTCCACAAGGAAGTCAAAATCGTTAAGGTTACTATGCAAAGAAAAGGCGGTGATGGAGGTGGAGAGGGTGCAAAGATGCTTCAGTTTAAGATAGACCCCACTTATTGTTAAAGCAGGGCATTAGCTATTTAAAATTCGATATAATTTCCAAATTCCTCTTCTTTTGGAGGATTTGTGCTAATTTTATTCATTGCTTCTTCATAAGCACTTATTTTTTGTCTAAATTCCGCTTTAGCTTGAGCGCTAAGTTCGGATTTTGCTATTTTGACGACTGAAAGAGGGTTGATAGCTTTATTATTGAGATACACGCCAAAATGAAGATGCGGTCCAGTGCTCATACCTGTTGAGCCTACATAGCCTATAAGCTCTCCTTGCTTGACTTTTTGTCCTGTTTTGATTTTAGCAAAGCGACTAAGATGTGCGTAAAGGGTCGTGTAGCCTGAGGCATGTTTGATTTTAATCACTTTACCATAGCCTCCTTGTGTGCCTATGAAAGTAACCGTGCCATTTCCAGAGCTTTTTACAGGTGTGCCTGTGGGTGCAGCATAATCGACACCAAGGTGTGCACGGTAGCGTTTTAGCACAGGGTGAAAGCGTGCGGTGGTAAAATAAGAAGAAATTCTTTTATAAACCACAGGTTTTGCGAGTAGAAAAGATTCTAGTTCTTTACCATCGCGTCCATAATAAGTATCATTAAAGAGGAAAATTTCTTGAGCGTTTTTATTGATTTCAACGATAGCCATATGGATAGTAATGTCGCCCCAAAGTTTGCCTTCGCGCCTTTTTTGAGAATAATAAAGCGTGATTTTATCACCCTTTTGGATAGAACGAAAATTTACACTACCTTTAAAAGCCCTTACCATAGCCCTTGCTAAGGTTGAGCTTTGGCTTTCTTCATAGACATCTTGATAGGCGGTATTTTTAACTTCTATGCGTAAAACTCTCTCTTCTTTAGTATAATCCACAGGCGTGAAAGTAAGTTTGTATCCGTCTTTACTTTTATAGATGTGAATTTGAAGCTCATCGCTAATGGGGATTAGCACTTGCTCGATGTGTCCGTTGCCGTCTTTTAAAATTTGATATTTTGTTCTTGATGCGATTTCTGAGGCTAGTTCTTGGTCTTCTCTGTCAAGATTGTAGTATAAAGCTATAGGTATGGAATTTCTCTGCAAAAATTGTAAAAGTGTGTCGCCATTATCCCATAGTCTTTCTTCTACACTGGAATAACCAAAAACAAAGCTATTAAATAAAATCAATAAAGTGATAATTTTTTTCATAAAGTGCCTTTTGCTTGATTAAAATCTTAATTTTACTTACAATTTTTTAACGAAAAGCGATTATAATAACATTTTATTACAAGGAGTAAGTGTGTTAAAACTGATTTTAGTGCTGATGATTTCAAGCTTAAGCTTAATGGCTGAGTTTAATTTAAAACCCCTTTCTACACCACTTTTAAAAGTCGAAGATATTTATGGTTATGTAAAAGATAGTGAGAATTTAACCCTTTATTCTAGTGGGGTTGTAATGCACCGCTTCAAAGAATCGCAAAGTATCATCGCAAGGGCTGAAGTGATAGAAAAGAAAAATGGTATCGCTAAGCTTGAATTTAGCGTGTTTGATTCTTTAGCACAAGAAGCTTTGCCTTTACCAAATGTCTTACCAGAAGTGGGCGATGAGGTTATTTTAAATTTCTTGTATGATAGAGGTTTGGTAATTGCCCCTGATAAGCAAAGTTATGATTTTTTAGTGCAAAATTTCCCTCAAATTTATTTCACACACATTGATATTTTAGGCGCACAGCTCATACGCACCGCAGGACTTGCTCCAAAGCGTTCAGACCTTAGGAAATTTTGCTCCGAAAATGCTGTGGGTGTTTTGGTTTTTGCTTTAGAAAATAAATTTAAAATTGTCGATTGTCAAAGCTTTATGACTTTATATGAAGAGCCATTAAGCGTTAAACCTAAAGCCTTGCAAACGCCATTTTACTCAAGGGTGAGCGGATATGAGAGTAATTTTTTTGATTTTAATGAGATTAAAATGGGGAATTTTTACCGCTATTATGAAGCTTTGATTGATTTAAGAAAAGCGAAAGAAGAAGAATGAAAGAGGAATTTAAAAGCTATTTTAAAAAGCTTTTAGGCGAGGAAAATGCACACTTTGACACTCTTCATCAAAGAGCTTATAGCTATGATGCGACAAGGAATCATTATTTGCCTGATGGGGTGCTTTTTCCTAGAAATGAAGAGGACATTAGTGCCATTTTAAAATACTGCAACGATAGGCAAATTATCATCATTCCAAGAGGTTCAGGCTCTGGCTTTACGGGTGGGGCGTTAGCGATTAATGGGGGTTTGATTTTAAGTTTTGAAAAGCATATGAATCAAATTTTAGAGATAGATTTAGAAAATTTAGTCGCTGTGGTGCAACCGGGAGTGATTAATATAGCCTTACAAAAAGAAGTGGCTAAATACGGGCTTTTTTATCCGCCTGACCCTGCAAGTATGGAATATTCAAGCTTAGGGGGAAATGTCAGTGAAAATGCTGGTGGTATGAGAGCGGCGAAATATGGCATTACGAAAGATTATGTAATGGCATTAAGAGCGGTGCTTCCAAATGGTGATGTAATAAGGGCTGGAAAACGCACCATTAAAGATGTGGCTGGGTATAATTTGGCGGGAATTTTAATTGCGAGCGAGGGTTCTTTGGCGGTTTTAAGTGAGCTTACCCTAAAGCTCATCGCTATGCCGAAATTTAAAAAGACGGCTTTTGCGACTTTTGCAAGTGTGAAAGACGCGATGAATGCTGTTTATAAAAGTTTAGCTTCTGGTGTAAATCCTGTGAGTATGGAATTTTTGGATAATTTAAGCATAAGGGCTGTGGAAGAGAAATTTCACAAGGGCTTAAATGTAGAAGCTGGAGCGATTTTAATTTGCGATGTTGATGGAAATGTTAAGGAAAGTGTGGAGGAGGATTTAAGGCGTTTAAGGGAGTATTTTTTAGAAGCTGGAGCTTTGGAATTTAAAATCGCACAAAATGAAACTGAAGTAGCCGATATATGGTTTGCTAGGAGAAATTGCTCTCAAAGTATAGCGATGTATGGCACTTTAAAGCTCAATGAGGACATTACCGTGCCGCGTTCAAAATTACCTGAGCTTTTGGAGGGCATCGAGCAAGTTTCGCAAAAATACGGCTTTAAAATTCCTTGTTTTGGGCATACTGGTGATGGTAATGTGCATACAAATGTAATGGTAAAAGATAAAGATGATAAAGAGCAGGTTAAAAAAGGCTATGAGGCTGTGGAGGAAATTTTTAAACTTGCGGTTGGACTTGGTGGAACGCTAAGCGGAGAACACGGCATAGGTATTTCGAAAGCACCCTTTATGAATCTTGCTTTTAGCGAAGCAGAGATGAATTTAATGAGAAATATTAAAAAGGCATTTGATTCAAATAATATTTTAAATCCCTTTAAAATGGGGCTTTAGTTTATGAATTTATGGGATAAAAAGGCAAAAACTTACGCAAGATTTCATCAAGATTTAAATGAAATTCAAAGGCAAACTTTTAAAGAGTTTGAAAAACTAGGGCTTGATTTTAAAGACAAAAGTGTCATTGATATAGGCTGTGGCACTGGTGTTTGGACTTTGCATTTGGCTTTTTTGGCAAAAGAAATACTCGCACTTGATAGTGCTAAGGCTATGCTTACGATTTTGCAAGAAGATGCTCTAAATTTAAAGCTTTCTAACATTAAAAGTGTTAATTTGAGTTTTGAAGAGTGGAAACAAAAAAATGCAAATTCGCATTTTGACATCGCTTTTTTAAGTATGTCCCCAGCTTTGCAAAATGAAAAAGATTATGAAGACTTTTTAAATTTAGCTAAAGTTAAGATTTATTTGGGGTGGGCTGATTATAGAAAAAGTGATTTTCTAGACCCTATTTTCAAGCATTTTAAGACGGAATTTAAAGGTTTTTATAAAGAGGATTTTGAAAGCTTTTTGATAAAAAAGAACATTGCTTTTCATAAGGCTATTTTTGAGGAAGAGCGTTTTGTGCAAAGGACGCGTGAAGAGGCGATTGAAAATGTTTTGTGGCATTTGGATATGAATGGGATTAAAGCCTCAAAAGACGAGATAAAGAGCCTTGTAAAAGACGATGTTGCGGAAACCATAAAATCCAAAATCAAGCTTTTAATCATAAATGACTTTTAATTTTTTTTTTTTTTTGTTATAATCGCTTCGATTTTTTTAAAGGAGTTTTAATGGTTAAGGATTTTGTCATAAAATTTGGACGCTTGATTCTTGATGTGATTGTGGTTGCAAGTTTTGTCATAGCTTTGATTTCTTCTCTTGTTATGATGTTTAGTGTTGGATTTTTCTTTGGATTATCATCTTTGATAGGTAGTTTTATTGCTTTATTTCTTAGCTTTTTTGTAATTTATCTTGTCATAGATATAAGGGACGCTCTTGTAAATAAAGCTTAAAGATTTCCGCCTTTAAGGCCGGGATTAATCGCTCACCCGAAATTTTAATTTTTCCCCAGCCATAAAAGGCACGATTTGATGATAGCTTTCTTCCACTTCCCACTCTTCTTTTTTGAGTTCTATGATTTTATTTTCTTTAAAAGTTAGCTTGTGAATCGCACAGGCATTATTTGAGATAAATTTTTGCAAATTTGCCTCGTTGGAATTTTTTTCAAAAAGCTCTGCTAAAACACTCAAAGCCACAGGGGAGGAAAACACTCCCGCCGCACAGCCACAGCATTCTTTTTCGCTTTTTGGGTGGGGGGCTGAATCACTTCCAAACATCGCTTTTTCATATCCACTAAAAGCAAGTTCGCATAAAGCTTCCCTATCCTCATAGGTTTTTGCTATGGGTTTGCAAAAAAGATGTGGTTGCATTTTGCCACCGATGACATCATCAAGGCTTAAAATAAGATGATGTAGGGTAATGGTCGCATATAAATTTTCATAATCTTTTAGAAGTTTGCAAAGGGTTTTTGTGGTGATGTGTTCCATTACGATTTTAAGTTGTGGGAAATTTTTGGCAAATTTTTCATAAATTTTGGCAAAATTAGCCTCTCTATCCATTACAAAATCATTCGTTTCGCCGTGGATTAAAAGAGGAATTTCTAAAGCACTCATTACCTCAAGTGTCGGCTTTAAAGATTCTAAATCAAAGCTTGAAACGCCATTATTTGAATTTGTGGTAATCCCAGCAGGATAGAGCTTAATGCCAAAAATTTCACTTCTTGCTTCTTCTAAAAATTTCGCTTCATAATTTTGAAAAAAAAGAGTCATTAAAGGCGTGAAAAGTGAGTCATTACTCGCTTTTATAATGCGTTCTTTGTAGGCTTTTAGAGATTTCAAATCGCAAAGTGGAGGAATTAAATTTGGCATAATCACAGCAGCTCTAAAATCTTTTGCAGAATAAGGCGTAACGAATTCAAGCATAGGAGTATCCCTTAAATGCAAGTGCATATCAAGAGGATTTGTAAGTTTCATTTTCATTCCTTAATAAAATAGTTTCCATCAAAGCTTATAAGTGAGTAAGCCCTCTCATTTCCTATACTCCCAACAAGCTCTTCTATGCTTAAAAAGCTTAAAGTGTCCGCACCTGAATATTCTCTCACTTCCTCAGTGCTTTTATTTGCACTGATAAGCTCTTCAAAGGTCGGTGTGTCTATGCCGTATAAATCGGGGAATTTGATTTCGGGGCAAGCTATGGCAAGGTGGATTTTTTTAGCCCCTGCCGCACGCAGTAAAGAGATGATTTTTTTAGAGGTTGTTCCACGCACGAGGCTATCATCAATCACGACGATTTCTTTACCCTCTAAAACAGGACGCATAGGGTTAAGCTTGAGCTTGACTTTTAAATTTCTAAGTTCTTGTGTGGGCTCTATGAAAGTGCGTCCTACATAGTGATTTCTTACTATCGCCATTTCAAGCGGGAGTTTTAAATGCTGGGCAAAGCCTATGGCAGCACTTACTCCACTATCTGGCACAGGCACGACTAAATCGGCTTTGTGGTTAAATTTTTTTGCTAAACTTTCTCCCATTTTTTTACGCGTTTCATACACGCTTTTGCCCTCGACTATGCTATCAGGTCTCGCAAAATAAATATACTCAAAGGCACAAATTCTAGGCTCTGCTTTAAAAAGTTGTAAGCTTTCAAATTCTTCTTTGCCTTGGGTAAAAATTAGCATTTCTCCGGGCTTTACATCACGAATAAATTCCGCTTCTATCAAGTCAAAGGCACAAGTTTCACTAGCTACGATGTAGCCTCCATCTTTTAAACGCCCTAGAGAGAGCGGTCGCACTCCAAATCTATCCCGCACGACATAAAGCTTATTTGCACTCGCTAAAACAAAGCAATACGCCCCCACGCATTTTTCTAAGCTCTCTATAAATCTTTCTTTCAAGCTTTCTTTTTTACTTCTTGCGATTAAATGCACAACATTTTCAGTATCCATATTGGTGCGAAAAATCGCTCCGTCTTTTATAAGGGCATTTCTTATTTCTTCTTTATTAACCAAATTTCCATTATGAGCTAGGGCAATATCTCCTAAAACGCAAGTAGCCGCTATGGGCTGGGCATCATTAAGGCTAGAATTTCCAGCGGTGGAATAGCGGTTATGCCCTATGGCTAGGCTTCCGTTTAGAGTTTTTAAATTTTCAGGGTTAAAAATTTGACTCACCTCGCCCTTTGCTTTAATTGTCTTTATTTTCGCGCCATCACTTACACTGATGCCACTTGCCTCTTGTCCTCTGTGCTGCATAGCAAAAAGTGCGTAATACGCGTAAGTGCTAGCATTTGATGAATTGATAACTCCTACAACCGCACACATTTAAATTCCTAAAAAATCATTAATGGAGTAAAGCCCTGCTTCTTTTTTACAAAGCCATTTAGCGATTTTAATCGCACCTTTAGCAAAGGTCGCTCTTGAAGTAGCTGTGTGATTGAGTTCTAAAAATTCGCCATCCTCGTAAAAACCTATGGTGTGTCTGCCTACTATATCACCCCCTCTTAAGCTCATTACAGCGATTTCTTCTTTGCTTCTTTCGCCTATTAAGCCGTCGCGTCCGCTAATTCTTACCTTAGAAAGCTCCAAATTTCTTGCTTTTGCGACACTTGTAGCTAAAGTCATCGCCGTGCCGCTTGGAGAGTCTTTTTTGTGGCGGTGGTGCATTTCTAAAATTTCTATGTCAAATTCTTTAAGCATAGCACTTGCTTTCGTTGCTAGATGGTTTAGCACCGCTACGCCCAAAGACATATTTGTCGCGTAAAAAATTGGCATTACCTCACTTGCGTTATGAAGAGTTTGCATAATTTTCTCATCAAGTCCTGTCGTGCCTATGACTAAAGGTTTTGGAGAGGTTCTAGCGTAATTTATCAGTTCATTTGTGCCAAGTGGCGAAGAAAAATCAATAATCACTTCACTTTTTTCAAAAAGCTCATCTAAATTCCCACCTCTATCGTAAAGCATAGCAAGTTTTACTTCTTTTTCTTCTCCTAAGCAAAGCTCTATCATTCGTCCCATACGCCCATTTGCGCCGTAAATTCCTATATTTGTCATTAATTTCCTTTTAGAAAATTAAATTTTATCATTTATTTTTTAATCCTCTCTAAGATTAGTTTTAAAATGGCACATTAATATTTTTTATGCTATAATAAAATAATGAAATCAACAAAGAGGAGAAAGTAATGTTTTATATCAAGCTCTTAGCACCCCTTGCGTTTGCTTTTTTGATATACCTTATCCCCACTCCGCAAGGACTTAGCCCAAATGCTTGGCTTTATTTAAGCATTTTTGTAGGTTTGATTGTGGGACTTATTTTAGAGCCTATTGCACCGGCTTTAATTGGTGTGATAGCCGTTACCATAGCTGTTTTGTTTAAGGTTGGACCTGTGGGTTCGGGTAATGTTGAAACGATTATCAAAGATAGCGTAGCGATAAAATGGGGCTTGGCTGGGTTTTCGGATTCTGTTGTGTGGCTGATTTTTGCGGCTTTTACCATAGGGCTTGGATTTTCTAAAACAGGCTTAGGGGAAAGAATTGCTCTTTATCTTGTCTCAAAGCTTGGAAAATCCACTCTTGGTTTGGGTTATGCCATAGCCATAGTGGATTTAATCTTAGCCCCTTTTATCCCTAGTAATGCCGCAAGAAGTGGGGGGACGGTTTATCCTATCGTAAATTCTATCGCACCGATGTTTGAAAGCTATGCGGATAAAAATCCTAGAAAAATAGGTGCTTATCTTATTTGGGTGGGCTTGGCAAGTTGTTGTGTTTCAAGTTCTATTTTCTTAACGGGACAAGCACCTAATCCCCTTG includes:
- the purF gene encoding amidophosphoribosyltransferase gives rise to the protein MCAVVGVINSSNASTYAYYALFAMQHRGQEASGISVSDGAKIKTIKAKGEVSQIFNPENLKTLNGSLAIGHNRYSTAGNSSLNDAQPIAATCVLGDIALAHNGNLVNKEEIRNALIKDGAIFRTNMDTENVVHLIARSKKESLKERFIESLEKCVGAYCFVLASANKLYVVRDRFGVRPLSLGRLKDGGYIVASETCAFDLIEAEFIRDVKPGEMLIFTQGKEEFESLQLFKAEPRICAFEYIYFARPDSIVEGKSVYETRKKMGESLAKKFNHKADLVVPVPDSGVSAAIGFAQHLKLPLEMAIVRNHYVGRTFIEPTQELRNLKVKLKLNPMRPVLEGKEIVVIDDSLVRGTTSKKIISLLRAAGAKKIHLAIACPEIKFPDLYGIDTPTFEELISANKSTEEVREYSGADTLSFLSIEELVGSIGNERAYSLISFDGNYFIKE
- the dapB gene encoding 4-hydroxy-tetrahydrodipicolinate reductase; protein product: MTNIGIYGANGRMGRMIELCLGEEKEVKLAMLYDRGGNLDELFEKSEVIIDFSSPLGTNELINYARTSPKPLVIGTTGLDEKIMQTLHNASEVMPIFYATNMSLGVAVLNHLATKASAMLKEFDIEILEMHHRHKKDSPSGTAMTLATSVAKARNLELSKVRISGRDGLIGERSKEEIAVMSLRGGDIVGRHTIGFYEDGEFLELNHTATSRATFAKGAIKIAKWLCKKEAGLYSINDFLGI